In one window of Dokdonia sp. PRO95 DNA:
- a CDS encoding M14 family metallopeptidase, whose amino-acid sequence MLRIYSFFVALFLTTLLTAQVQSPSEFLGYEIGTQFSRHSDVVRYFEHVAENSDLVTYQEYGKTNERRPLTYAVITTSANHSNLENIRKANLEQTGIATGNSGTADKAIVWLSYNVHGNEASSTEASMVTLYELITSKKEWLKDAVIIMDPCVNPDGRDRYANWFNQVASTPYDPAQVAAEHDEPWPGGRPNHYLFDLNRDWAWASQVESQQRLKVYNKWMPHVHVDFHEQGINNPYYFAPAAEPYHEIITDWQMDFQTQIGANHARYFDKEGWLFFTRESFDLLYPSYGDTYPTFMGAIGMTYEQAGHGRAGLGIHTDRGYELTLVDRVAHHKTTGLSTVEISVKNAAKLNSEFKAYFNNNNLKYKSYVLSGNVDNLKALADLMDKHEINYGFASNGKATGFNYTSNGQGSMSYDTAMVISTDQPKGKMVKALFEPDAKLSTPLTYDITAWNLPHAYGLNAVASTSLVKANAASPFKTNITTASTNVAGYIGKWNSLDDAQFLAGLLKEGIRVRFSEQPFVNNGISYERGSLIITKSDNLGRKDFNEVLSTLSRKHNRTLTATTTSFASSGPDFGSSQVKLINPPKIALLKGDATSSLSYGATWYFFEQTLQYPVTSINADKLGRVNLDEFDVLVMPSGWYGSVLNESNLDKVKDFVRGGGKVIALANAVGSLAGKSGFSIKRNTGGSDTEKSDKKENLTPYADRENASTTNFITGSIFKTKVDTTHPMAFGYPDTYYSLKLGSNSYSYLDRGYNVAWIPEEVENVAGFAGETAKGKLSNSLIFGEERMGRGSVIYMVDDPLFRAFWHNGKLFFTNAIFLTNNGKFRL is encoded by the coding sequence ATGCTCAGAATCTACAGCTTTTTTGTCGCCTTATTTCTCACAACATTACTTACCGCTCAAGTACAATCTCCATCAGAATTTCTGGGTTATGAGATAGGAACACAGTTCTCACGACACTCAGACGTGGTGCGCTACTTTGAACACGTAGCCGAAAATAGTGACCTAGTCACCTATCAAGAATATGGTAAAACTAACGAGCGTAGACCTCTTACATATGCTGTAATTACCACAAGCGCAAACCATAGCAATCTAGAAAATATACGCAAAGCAAACCTGGAGCAAACGGGTATTGCCACTGGCAACTCTGGTACGGCAGACAAGGCAATAGTCTGGCTTTCTTATAACGTGCACGGTAATGAAGCTTCATCTACAGAGGCTTCTATGGTGACACTGTATGAATTAATTACGTCAAAAAAAGAATGGTTAAAAGATGCCGTGATTATTATGGATCCTTGTGTAAATCCAGACGGGCGTGATCGCTATGCAAACTGGTTTAACCAAGTAGCGTCTACACCTTACGACCCAGCACAAGTAGCTGCAGAGCACGATGAGCCGTGGCCAGGAGGAAGACCTAATCACTACCTTTTTGACCTTAACCGCGACTGGGCGTGGGCATCACAAGTAGAGTCACAACAACGATTAAAGGTATATAACAAGTGGATGCCTCACGTGCACGTAGACTTTCACGAGCAGGGAATAAACAATCCTTATTATTTTGCTCCAGCAGCAGAGCCATATCACGAGATTATCACAGACTGGCAGATGGATTTCCAAACGCAAATAGGAGCAAATCACGCACGCTATTTTGATAAAGAAGGTTGGTTGTTTTTTACAAGAGAGAGTTTTGACTTACTCTACCCTTCTTACGGTGACACCTACCCTACCTTTATGGGAGCAATAGGGATGACCTATGAGCAGGCTGGTCACGGTCGTGCCGGTTTAGGCATTCATACAGATCGAGGTTATGAACTCACGCTAGTAGATCGTGTAGCACACCACAAAACTACAGGACTCTCTACCGTAGAGATTTCTGTAAAAAATGCTGCAAAGCTCAACTCAGAGTTTAAAGCATACTTTAATAACAACAATCTCAAATATAAAAGCTACGTACTTTCTGGTAATGTAGATAACCTCAAAGCGCTAGCCGACTTAATGGACAAGCACGAGATAAACTATGGCTTTGCCTCAAACGGAAAGGCAACAGGTTTTAACTACACCTCAAACGGTCAAGGTAGTATGAGCTATGACACAGCAATGGTGATAAGTACAGACCAGCCAAAAGGAAAGATGGTAAAGGCACTTTTTGAGCCAGATGCAAAACTAAGTACACCGCTCACTTATGATATCACCGCGTGGAATTTACCACACGCTTACGGTCTTAATGCTGTGGCAAGCACATCACTGGTAAAAGCAAATGCTGCGAGCCCTTTTAAAACAAACATAACCACAGCAAGCACAAATGTAGCGGGCTACATCGGGAAGTGGAATAGTCTTGACGATGCACAGTTTCTAGCAGGACTTCTTAAGGAAGGCATTAGAGTACGTTTTAGCGAGCAACCCTTTGTAAATAATGGAATTTCTTACGAGCGCGGTTCTTTAATCATCACAAAAAGTGATAATCTGGGACGTAAAGATTTTAATGAGGTGTTGAGTACGCTTTCGCGAAAGCATAACAGAACCCTTACCGCTACGACAACCTCATTTGCAAGCTCTGGACCAGATTTTGGGTCGTCACAAGTAAAGCTTATCAATCCGCCAAAGATTGCATTACTTAAAGGAGATGCAACCTCATCATTGAGTTATGGAGCTACGTGGTACTTTTTTGAACAAACATTACAGTACCCAGTGACTTCTATAAATGCAGATAAGCTAGGGCGTGTAAATCTTGATGAATTTGATGTACTCGTGATGCCTAGCGGCTGGTACGGAAGCGTACTTAATGAAAGTAACCTTGACAAGGTAAAAGACTTTGTGCGTGGCGGCGGTAAAGTAATTGCACTAGCAAACGCCGTAGGAAGCCTCGCTGGAAAATCTGGATTTTCAATAAAAAGAAATACCGGCGGCAGCGATACCGAAAAAAGTGACAAGAAAGAAAACCTAACTCCGTATGCAGATCGTGAGAATGCAAGTACCACAAACTTTATCACAGGTTCTATCTTTAAGACTAAAGTAGATACGACACACCCTATGGCTTTTGGCTATCCGGACACGTACTACAGTTTAAAGCTAGGAAGCAACTCCTACTCATATCTGGATCGTGGCTACAATGTAGCGTGGATTCCTGAAGAGGTAGAGAACGTAGCAGGATTTGCAGGAGAAACGGCAAAAGGAAAACTAA
- a CDS encoding tRNA (cytidine(34)-2'-O)-methyltransferase, whose amino-acid sequence MMLNIVLINPEIPNNTGNIGRLALGSGCKLHLVKPFGFEIDDTRLKRAGLDYWQHLDVQYYDNTEDFFKKNAFAKMAFLSSHGTKSHYDIPFEEDLFLVFGKESKGLPKEITEKHPDQLYKIPLFSEHIRSLNLANAVGIVAYEGIRQLNL is encoded by the coding sequence ATTATGCTCAATATTGTACTCATCAATCCAGAAATCCCAAATAACACAGGTAACATAGGTAGGCTTGCCCTCGGTTCTGGCTGCAAGTTGCACCTTGTAAAACCCTTTGGTTTTGAGATAGACGACACCCGCCTTAAACGCGCAGGTCTTGACTACTGGCAGCATCTAGACGTACAGTATTATGATAATACAGAAGACTTTTTTAAAAAGAACGCTTTCGCGAAAATGGCTTTTCTCTCAAGTCACGGCACAAAATCACATTATGACATTCCTTTTGAAGAAGACCTATTTCTCGTCTTTGGAAAAGAATCTAAAGGCCTCCCAAAAGAAATTACCGAAAAACACCCCGACCAACTTTATAAAATTCCATTATTTAGCGAACACATCAGAAGTTTAAATCTCGCAAATGCCGTGGGTATTGTAGCTTATGAGGGGATAAGGCAGTTGAATTTATAG
- a CDS encoding BamA/TamA family outer membrane protein, translating to MIYLIAIVLFTVGNTQTAQAQDFEKIKEFFTFHPNHKAVAKDSTLYASKFIAAPVMSYSPETNFAFGTGAKYLFKFNGSGEETRVSNMPITLQYTLNSQFFVYSGFEIFTNQEKWVIEGNILFQNYPRLFYGFGTNSPESAEEEYNYYQLLVEPIFLKQAFTRYLFVGAGVRFNHIYSVDIEEGGLIDQTRPTGYDGSTSLGVEVAALYDNRNNVLNAQNGWYLETTRGQYFEALGGTHNFDLTRFDLRHYTKPFADKDDILAFQMVGRFTRGDLPFSEFSFLGGSEIMRGYREGRYVGRDLLASQVEYRKTFKNSRFGAVLFAGGGDIYNDVSDFQFKNLKPTYGGGLRFMIDKEERLNLRFDVGFGRGSSEFYLGIAEAF from the coding sequence TTGATATATCTTATTGCCATCGTACTTTTTACGGTAGGTAATACACAGACGGCACAGGCACAGGATTTTGAAAAAATTAAAGAGTTTTTTACGTTTCACCCTAACCACAAGGCTGTTGCAAAAGATAGTACTTTATATGCCTCTAAGTTTATAGCGGCACCAGTAATGAGCTACAGCCCGGAGACAAATTTTGCCTTTGGGACGGGTGCAAAATACTTATTTAAATTTAACGGTAGTGGGGAGGAGACGCGTGTGTCTAATATGCCTATCACGCTGCAGTACACACTAAATAGTCAGTTTTTTGTTTATTCTGGATTTGAGATTTTTACAAACCAAGAGAAATGGGTGATAGAGGGTAATATCCTTTTTCAAAATTACCCAAGACTGTTTTATGGTTTTGGCACAAACTCACCAGAAAGTGCAGAGGAAGAGTATAATTATTACCAGTTGCTAGTGGAGCCTATCTTTTTAAAACAGGCTTTTACACGTTACCTTTTTGTAGGTGCTGGTGTGCGATTTAATCATATTTACTCTGTTGATATAGAAGAGGGCGGACTAATAGATCAAACTAGACCTACGGGTTATGATGGTTCTACATCGCTAGGTGTTGAGGTTGCTGCGCTGTATGATAACAGAAATAATGTACTAAATGCTCAAAATGGATGGTACCTAGAGACCACAAGAGGTCAGTATTTTGAGGCGCTGGGTGGTACACATAATTTTGATTTGACACGTTTTGATTTAAGACATTATACAAAGCCATTTGCAGATAAGGATGATATTCTTGCATTCCAGATGGTGGGAAGATTTACTCGTGGTGATTTACCATTTTCTGAGTTTTCGTTTCTTGGAGGTAGTGAGATTATGCGTGGTTATAGAGAAGGCCGTTATGTAGGTAGAGATTTGCTAGCAAGCCAGGTAGAGTATAGAAAGACGTTTAAGAACTCTCGTTTTGGCGCTGTATTATTTGCCGGTGGAGGTGATATCTATAATGATGTGAGCGATTTTCAGTTCAAGAACTTAAAACCTACCTATGGAGGTGGTCTTCGTTTTATGATAGATAAGGAAGAGCGTCTCAATCTTCGTTTTGATGTAGGTTTTGGTAGAGGCTCTAGCGAGTTTTACTTAGGGATTGCAGAGGCATTTTAA
- a CDS encoding M24 family metallopeptidase yields MLKPVLFFLSIFLVCSCAEQQKPEVAINPETYWGENPWPDIRKKRISQLLPQALKTAEVDCWMTICRENNNDPIADHIGGENAGGTAVFLFYNDADGFHSKVFSPSGEATALDDLDIHEEVVSVERGTSAIEQASDFIKTKDFKSIAVNTSSKNVMADGLTHTQYEEIAGALGDETSKLVSSEDVVYEWLSIKLPEEVAILKKAAKLTAQWQIEAYKQVVPGTSTDADIAKYLKQRMTEYGVTDGWAPAQNPNVNSGPDRGHSHATDKVIMPGDVIQIDFGIKVYDRWVTDIQRFAYVLKEDESEAPDEIMHYWESSKAGNRAALAAMQPGVKGVDVDRAQRVLMEKAGSDYVMWSTGHPVGYVAHDVGPNLGGSQASHVRPASEKVIKEGMTFAFDGFHSWKLADGGVKTMSVEEMAVVTENGAEYLIAPQEELVIISN; encoded by the coding sequence ATGCTCAAACCTGTACTCTTTTTTCTTTCCATTTTTTTAGTTTGTAGTTGTGCTGAACAACAAAAACCAGAAGTTGCCATAAACCCAGAAACGTACTGGGGAGAAAATCCTTGGCCAGACATTAGAAAGAAGCGTATTAGCCAGCTATTACCGCAAGCGCTCAAAACTGCAGAGGTAGATTGCTGGATGACTATTTGTAGAGAAAATAACAATGATCCCATTGCAGATCATATAGGAGGAGAAAATGCTGGTGGTACTGCCGTGTTTTTATTTTATAACGACGCAGATGGTTTTCACTCTAAGGTGTTCTCTCCTTCTGGAGAAGCAACTGCGTTAGATGATCTAGATATACACGAGGAAGTTGTGAGTGTTGAACGAGGAACATCAGCAATCGAACAAGCCTCAGATTTTATCAAAACAAAAGATTTTAAAAGTATTGCCGTAAACACATCTTCAAAAAATGTGATGGCAGACGGACTTACGCATACACAGTACGAAGAAATCGCTGGTGCTTTAGGTGACGAAACCTCAAAACTTGTATCCTCAGAAGACGTGGTGTATGAGTGGTTATCTATAAAGCTACCAGAAGAAGTTGCCATTCTAAAGAAAGCTGCAAAGCTCACTGCCCAGTGGCAGATTGAAGCTTACAAGCAAGTCGTGCCGGGTACATCTACAGATGCAGACATTGCAAAATACTTAAAACAAAGAATGACCGAGTATGGCGTGACAGATGGATGGGCACCTGCTCAAAATCCTAATGTAAATTCTGGGCCAGACCGCGGGCACTCGCACGCTACAGATAAAGTAATTATGCCTGGTGATGTGATACAAATAGATTTTGGCATCAAAGTATATGACAGGTGGGTGACAGATATACAGCGATTTGCATATGTTTTAAAAGAAGACGAGAGCGAGGCTCCAGATGAGATTATGCACTACTGGGAAAGTTCTAAAGCTGGAAATAGGGCAGCACTTGCTGCGATGCAACCAGGCGTAAAAGGAGTAGATGTAGATAGAGCCCAGCGCGTACTTATGGAAAAAGCAGGGTCTGATTATGTAATGTGGAGCACGGGTCACCCAGTAGGCTATGTCGCTCACGATGTAGGACCTAACCTAGGAGGTTCTCAAGCATCTCACGTGAGACCAGCCTCAGAAAAAGTAATCAAGGAAGGGATGACGTTTGCCTTTGACGGTTTTCACTCTTGGAAACTAGCAGACGGTGGTGTAAAAACAATGTCTGTAGAGGAGATGGCTGTAGTAACCGAAAATGGAGCAGAGTATCTTATCGCTCCACAAGAAGAACTTGTTATTATCTCAAATTAA
- a CDS encoding glycosyltransferase family 2 protein: MAVNQPLVSIIMAVKDTAPYLRDCINSIINQTYQNWELIAVNDHSTDETPEILAAFAKQDARVRVFDSDGYKLIPTLQCGYREVRGTLLNRMDSDDKMPDYKIQLLVDEWHKYGKGHVIAGGTEHFVDEGEVGDGFLRYERWLNEVARTSTHYQQIYKECVIPSHCWMIHKDDFDAVGAFDPVIYPEDYDLCFRMYKHGLKVIGIDAILHHWRDRSNRISRTWDEYKDNRYFDMKMRFFYEIDRDNTRPLVLWGAGRNGKDMAKILQSYNDSFHWVSNNEKQIGKDIYDVRMQSFTDVPSIENAQIMIVVSSPDGKKEIQALLDSWGKEAVKDYWFFA, encoded by the coding sequence GTGGCAGTAAATCAACCCCTCGTATCTATCATAATGGCCGTAAAAGACACGGCTCCATATCTGCGCGATTGCATAAACTCCATTATAAACCAGACGTATCAAAACTGGGAACTTATTGCTGTAAATGATCACAGTACAGATGAGACTCCAGAGATTCTTGCGGCATTTGCAAAGCAAGATGCACGCGTTCGTGTTTTTGACAGTGACGGCTATAAACTCATCCCTACCTTACAATGTGGATACAGAGAAGTACGCGGAACCCTGCTCAACAGGATGGACTCTGATGATAAAATGCCAGATTATAAAATTCAGCTTCTCGTAGATGAGTGGCATAAGTATGGAAAAGGGCACGTGATTGCTGGAGGTACAGAGCACTTTGTAGATGAGGGCGAGGTAGGTGATGGTTTTTTACGCTATGAGCGCTGGCTTAATGAGGTGGCGAGAACTAGTACACACTACCAGCAGATTTATAAAGAGTGCGTTATCCCGTCACATTGCTGGATGATTCATAAAGATGATTTTGATGCCGTAGGTGCTTTTGATCCTGTTATTTATCCAGAAGATTATGATTTGTGTTTCCGTATGTATAAACACGGGCTCAAAGTTATAGGGATAGATGCCATACTTCACCACTGGCGTGATCGCTCTAACCGTATCTCACGTACTTGGGATGAGTATAAAGACAATCGCTATTTTGATATGAAAATGCGTTTCTTTTATGAGATAGATCGTGATAACACACGACCACTCGTACTCTGGGGTGCCGGACGTAACGGTAAGGATATGGCTAAAATTTTACAATCGTATAATGACAGCTTTCACTGGGTTTCTAATAATGAGAAACAGATAGGCAAAGACATTTATGATGTACGTATGCAATCTTTTACAGATGTCCCGTCTATAGAAAATGCGCAGATTATGATTGTAGTTTCTTCTCCAGATGGCAAGAAGGAAATACAAGCACTACTTGATTCTTGGGGCAAAGAAGCCGTTAAAGATTATTGGTTTTTTGCGTAG
- a CDS encoding NAD-dependent epimerase/dehydratase family protein, whose product MQITSLVTGGAGFIGSHVARHLLALHHQVIILDDLSGGFTSNVPQGAIFIEGSITDTTLIDEIFVQHHIDYIYHLAAYAAEGLSHFIRKFNYENNLIGSINLINAAVNHNIKKFIFTSSIAVYGTQELPLKESQKPQPEDPYGIAKYAVEMDLHNAHKMFGLDYIIFRPHNVYGPGQNIGDKYRNVVGIFMNQILKGEPLTIFGDGNQTRAFTYIDDVAPYIASSYAFAKADNQIFNIGADTENTVNDLAKEVGLAMKKEVTINHLEQREEVVHAYADHSKFIEIFSPKPATTLAQGLQETAKWVTEHGARESSTFDPIEITKNLPKSWQ is encoded by the coding sequence ATGCAAATAACCTCATTAGTTACCGGTGGCGCTGGCTTTATAGGAAGCCACGTTGCTCGTCATTTACTAGCTTTACATCACCAAGTAATCATACTTGACGACCTCTCTGGCGGCTTTACAAGCAATGTACCTCAAGGTGCGATTTTTATAGAGGGAAGCATTACAGATACCACACTTATAGATGAGATATTTGTACAACATCACATAGATTACATCTACCATCTAGCGGCATATGCAGCCGAAGGGTTGAGCCATTTTATACGTAAGTTCAACTACGAGAATAACCTCATTGGGAGTATCAACCTCATTAATGCTGCGGTTAATCACAACATAAAGAAGTTCATCTTTACAAGCTCTATTGCTGTGTATGGTACTCAAGAATTACCACTTAAAGAATCGCAAAAACCACAACCCGAAGACCCTTATGGTATTGCAAAATATGCGGTAGAGATGGATCTGCATAATGCACATAAAATGTTTGGGCTAGACTATATTATCTTTCGCCCGCACAATGTGTATGGGCCTGGGCAAAACATCGGAGATAAGTATCGTAATGTAGTGGGTATATTTATGAATCAGATATTAAAGGGCGAACCGCTTACCATCTTTGGCGACGGAAATCAAACCCGTGCTTTTACCTACATAGATGATGTGGCGCCTTATATTGCGTCTAGTTACGCTTTCGCGAAAGCGGACAACCAAATCTTTAACATAGGCGCAGATACCGAAAACACGGTAAATGATCTAGCTAAAGAAGTAGGTCTTGCTATGAAAAAAGAGGTAACCATCAACCACCTTGAACAGCGTGAGGAAGTAGTACACGCCTATGCAGACCACTCAAAATTTATAGAAATCTTTAGCCCAAAGCCAGCCACAACACTTGCACAAGGATTACAAGAAACCGCAAAATGGGTGACCGAACACGGCGCTAGAGAAAGTAGTACTTTTGACCCTATAGAAATCACAAAAAACCTTCCAAAATCGTGGCAGTAA
- a CDS encoding sterol desaturase family protein translates to MQTLLWIFVFVMTFVIMEFLAWATHKYVMHGFLWSLHQDHHHKKHNSWWEKNDLFFIFYALVSIGCFLLWQYEGVWIGLPIGLGIFAYGLAYFGVHDIFIHQRFKLFRNANGWYGKALRRAHKMHHKHLGKEDGESFGMLFPPVKYFKQARASKR, encoded by the coding sequence ATGCAAACATTACTTTGGATCTTCGTTTTTGTTATGACTTTTGTCATTATGGAATTTCTAGCCTGGGCAACACATAAATATGTAATGCACGGCTTTTTATGGTCTTTACACCAGGACCACCACCATAAAAAACACAACTCTTGGTGGGAAAAAAATGACCTCTTCTTTATCTTTTATGCACTAGTTTCAATAGGCTGTTTCCTATTGTGGCAGTACGAAGGCGTATGGATAGGTTTACCTATAGGCTTAGGTATTTTTGCCTATGGCCTTGCCTACTTTGGCGTGCACGACATCTTTATCCATCAGCGATTTAAATTGTTTCGCAATGCAAATGGATGGTACGGTAAAGCATTAAGAAGAGCACATAAAATGCACCACAAACACCTAGGTAAAGAAGATGGAGAATCTTTCGGGATGCTATTTCCTCCAGTAAAATATTTTAAGCAAGCGAGAGCAAGCAAGAGATAA
- a CDS encoding phytoene/squalene synthase family protein: MKSLFDTVSRSCAKVVTQSYSTSFASATKMLAPCIRQDIYNIYGFVRFADEIVDSFHDYDKPTLFKRFEEDLEHALTDKISLNPILNAFQETVHKYDIDPAHIASFMKSMRLDLTKLDYLTDAEYKEYIYGSADVVGLMCLTVFVKGDKEKYESLKDSAMSLGSAFQKVNFLRDLKADFEGLSRTYFPNTNLVNLDEASKQRIIEEIEEDFAKGLAGINRLPIEAKFGVYTAFRYYRKLLTKLKRVPSAEIRNTRVRVPDYVKASLLARSYVKYRLNLI, from the coding sequence ATGAAATCTCTATTTGACACCGTATCGAGAAGCTGTGCAAAGGTTGTAACTCAATCATATAGCACCTCATTTGCAAGCGCGACTAAAATGCTTGCACCCTGTATACGTCAGGACATTTATAACATTTATGGCTTTGTAAGATTTGCAGATGAGATTGTAGATTCTTTTCACGACTATGACAAGCCTACGCTATTCAAACGTTTTGAAGAAGATCTTGAGCACGCGCTTACAGATAAAATAAGTCTCAACCCTATTCTCAACGCCTTTCAAGAGACTGTGCATAAATATGATATAGACCCTGCTCATATCGCATCGTTTATGAAAAGTATGCGCCTTGATCTCACAAAACTAGATTATCTCACAGATGCAGAGTATAAGGAATACATTTACGGAAGCGCAGATGTAGTAGGCCTTATGTGTCTTACCGTTTTTGTAAAAGGAGACAAAGAAAAATACGAAAGCCTTAAAGACAGCGCGATGAGTTTAGGCTCTGCCTTTCAAAAAGTAAACTTTTTACGCGACCTCAAGGCAGATTTTGAAGGACTAAGTCGCACCTATTTCCCTAATACAAATCTTGTAAATCTTGATGAAGCCTCTAAGCAGCGTATTATCGAAGAGATAGAAGAAGACTTTGCAAAGGGACTGGCAGGTATAAATAGACTACCTATAGAAGCAAAGTTTGGTGTGTACACCGCTTTCCGTTATTATAGAAAATTACTCACAAAACTCAAACGCGTTCCCTCTGCCGAAATTAGGAACACAAGAGTGCGCGTACCAGACTACGTAAAGGCAAGTCTTCTTGCACGTAGCTATGTGAAATATCGTTTAAACCTTATTTAA
- a CDS encoding oleate hydratase — protein sequence MHKKIVIIGSGFSSLSAACYLAQAGNEVHLYEKNKTLGGRARQLKEEGFTFDMGPSWYWMPDIFEKFFGDFNKKVSDFYQLEKLDPAYYVWFKDEVVTIGDTLDKIATEFERIEPGSSPQLKKFIKNAGVNYDIAINDVVNKPGLSPFELVTPETAVRVNQFFKTISDDVRKAFKNEKLVSILEFPVLFLGAKPNNTPAFYRFMNYADFGLGTWHPKGGMHEVIKGMIKLAHSLGVKTHTSAGASKILVDQGKVQGIIVNGETITADYVVSGADYHHSETLLDPSYRQYTEKYWDSRVFAPSSLLFYVGFDKKFDNVAHHNLFFDTDFDQHARTIYDDLAWPEEPLFYANFPSVSDETMAPEGKENGFFLIPIAPGVEDTQALRDQYFDIIMERLERLSGQNFRNHIIFKKSFCVDDFVSEYNSYKGNAYGMANTLKQTAFLRPNLRSKKVKNLYFTGQLTVPGPGVPPALISGKLVSQLISKSIK from the coding sequence ATGCATAAAAAAATTGTAATTATAGGATCTGGATTTTCATCCCTATCTGCTGCGTGTTATCTTGCTCAAGCTGGTAACGAGGTGCACCTTTATGAAAAAAACAAAACCCTAGGTGGTCGTGCCAGACAACTTAAAGAAGAGGGCTTTACATTTGATATGGGGCCTAGCTGGTACTGGATGCCAGATATCTTTGAAAAGTTTTTTGGAGATTTTAATAAAAAGGTGTCAGACTTTTACCAGTTAGAAAAGCTGGACCCTGCTTATTACGTTTGGTTTAAAGATGAAGTTGTAACCATAGGTGATACGCTGGATAAAATAGCTACAGAGTTTGAGCGTATAGAGCCAGGGAGCTCTCCTCAACTCAAAAAGTTTATAAAAAATGCTGGAGTCAATTATGATATTGCTATTAACGATGTAGTAAACAAGCCAGGACTTTCTCCTTTTGAACTTGTAACTCCAGAAACGGCAGTGCGCGTAAATCAGTTTTTTAAAACTATAAGTGATGACGTGCGCAAGGCTTTTAAAAATGAAAAGCTGGTTTCTATTTTAGAATTTCCAGTATTATTTCTCGGAGCTAAACCTAATAACACACCTGCATTCTATCGTTTTATGAACTATGCAGATTTTGGCTTAGGGACTTGGCATCCTAAAGGAGGTATGCACGAGGTCATCAAAGGAATGATTAAGCTTGCACACTCACTAGGAGTAAAAACTCATACAAGCGCTGGTGCCAGTAAAATTCTGGTAGATCAAGGAAAAGTACAAGGAATTATAGTTAATGGGGAAACCATTACTGCAGATTATGTCGTAAGTGGAGCAGACTATCATCACAGTGAGACTTTGCTAGACCCATCATATAGACAATACACAGAGAAGTACTGGGACAGCCGTGTGTTTGCACCGTCATCACTCCTCTTTTATGTAGGTTTTGATAAAAAGTTTGATAACGTAGCTCATCACAACTTGTTCTTTGATACAGATTTTGACCAGCACGCAAGAACCATTTATGACGATCTTGCTTGGCCAGAAGAGCCTTTATTTTATGCAAATTTCCCATCGGTATCAGATGAGACAATGGCGCCAGAAGGTAAAGAAAATGGGTTTTTCTTAATTCCTATAGCTCCTGGAGTAGAAGATACGCAGGCACTACGTGATCAATATTTTGATATTATAATGGAAAGACTAGAGCGATTATCTGGTCAAAATTTTAGAAATCATATTATATTTAAGAAGTCATTTTGTGTAGATGACTTTGTAAGTGAGTATAACAGTTATAAAGGAAATGCCTACGGAATGGCAAATACTTTAAAGCAAACAGCTTTTCTTAGACCTAATTTAAGAAGTAAGAAAGTTAAAAATTTGTATTTTACTGGACAGTTAACGGTTCCAGGACCTGGCGTACCTCCAGCCCTCATATCTGGTAAGCTTGTATCACAATTAATAAGCAAATCAATTAAATAA